ACTATATTCAATATTTTTTGAATTAATTTAGATAATGCGAACCTACCTTTGCTCACCAGTCAAGAACGTCTTTATACACGATATTTCTAGTGCTCTTCCCTGTTGAATCAACTTCTTTCTTTGGCTTTGCCAAAATCCTTGTTGTTAGACTTGACACACCCCTTGACAATGCGACATATAGCTGACCATGTGAAAACACGGGCTATGGAAGATAGATCCCAACATTTGGGATGGTTTGTCCTTGTGATTTGTTAATAGTCATTGCGAAACTGAGACGTATTGGAAATTGCTTCCTCTTGAATTTGAAAGGTAGAGATATATCATCGGAGGAAGACAAAGGGATCCATGGGATGAACACCCTTTTGCTGGCATGTTGTCTACCAACAATCTTAGCATcaattgcattatcttgaaaaGCTCTAACCATTAGTCTAGTCCCATTGCACAATCCATTATTTGGGTCAAGGTTGCGAAGAAGAATCACGGGACAATTGATTTTTACTATTAGCTCGTGTGGTGGGAGACCATTTGGAGTGATAGAGTTCAGGTAGTCTAGAGGATAACTGTTGTGAGGGTCATCATCAACAGAGTCAAAACTGTGATAAACCTTGGCCTGCCCTGGAAATCTATCAATCATATTTGCATTCAGCTTGTCCACATAATCATTTTTAGTGGATAGAATGGCACGTGTGCTCATATAAGATGCAGAGCTTGCATTCTTTTCATCATCAAGCGAGGGAAACACATGATTAATCAATTTGTGTACTGAATCCTCGCTATCCCCATAAGCAATCACAATTTCATCAGGCAAGCGAACGTAATCATCTCTAATAGTATTTTCAGTGCCATTTCCAATTCTAAGGAGATATTCCGAAAACCATGGATCAGATTGAGCCCTCATGTTACGCGACAATCTGATCTTCCTAATATTTTTCCCATAAATACGACCTCTGCAATGTTGCATCAGTTATCTGGGCCCTTGTCCCACGTGTAACCATGGGAAGTACCTGTCTGAAATCACCGCCAAAAACAATAACCTTTCCTCCAAATGGCAATGAACAACCCATAATATCTTGAAGATACCTATCAAGTGTCTCTACGGCTTGACGCTTCATCATTGCAGCTTCATCCCAAATAATTAAGGATGCCATGCGAAGCAATTCCATGGTGCCACTTTGCTTCGTGAAGTTGCACATACTGTTGTGAGCAATATTAATAGGGATTTTGAATCTCGAGTGTGCGGTACGTCCTCCGGGCAAAATCGACGCTGCTATACCTGACGTCGCAGTTGCAATGGCTATTAATCCCTCAGACCGCACTCTAGCAAGAAGTGCcttttacataaatattttgcCAGTGCCACCTGGGCCGTCGATAAAAAATACCTGGCTCTTCTTATTAGTTACATGATCAATGATCTCATCAAATCCTGCACGCTGCTCATCATTAAGGGTTGTGTATATGTCTAAATGGTCTTGGTCCACTAGCACGTTAAGTTCCTCTATAATCTCTGTCATTACGTCATTGCAACGTTCACCTGAGATTAGTGAAAACAAATATATGCATCATGAAACTATTGGTGGGTGGTGCAAATGTAAACCAATAAGAAAAAGATGTGATAGTATAAAAAAACCTATATCAATGACCTCGGGAAGACCATACTCCGTGATATCCTTCCCCATGGAATAAAGCAAATCACGTATGTCTCGTAGCACCATCTGCTCTACTGCTGCAGGGTTAGTGTTCCCTCGGCTGTAATCTTCAGACATTGCAGCCTTGTGATTGTCCCATAGTGCACGGATATCAGTGACTTCGCAAAATACCAATATGGTTGCAAATAATCGATGCAGAGCAGATGGCATTTGGAAAGTGGATGCCTCATTCAAACAATCGTCATGTGACTTATCCGTCTCCACAAGCCCTCTCTTCTCGCATGCCTCTCTAAAGGTAAAGTACGTTGTACCTGACACTGTCCTCAAATCTTCAGGTTGCACCTCGCATGTGGTTGAGAAGCACTCTCAAGTAGTATCTCTCCTCCTCTGCAGGGTGAGTGTACACAATCCGTCCAACTTGGCGTCTCTCCGTTTTCCTTTTCTGTCACACATTCTGTCCGGTTATCCAACGGTAGTGTTCAGGGAACTCCTTGTATAGCAGTTTCCTTGCTTCCGGGTCTACTTGATTCATTTTGAAATACTCCGTAAGAGTTGTCCTGGTAGAAGATGGACAATTTACAACATTCTCAAGATTACCATCCTCATTATACGTGACATACTGCATGTTAGGAAGATAAAGTTGGAGCTGCAGAACAGCTGGATAGATACCGAATAGTGGGAAACCAAGCATCCTATATATAGCCTCTGGTGGTGGCACGTATTTGGCATTTCTATACTGTTGTATCTCATTTATTTCCCCAGATGGATCAACCGAGAAAGATGCACCGTCGTGTCCTTTATACACATACTTATAGAGGTACTTCACAGATTTGATGCTTGCACAAGCCTCAACATTGATGTGACAGTTATACCGCATAAGCAGTCCAGGATTATATGGGATCACCCACCTATTGTCTAACACTGCACCTCTAATCTTGACACACCATCCGTCATTTCTCCTCCTGTACAAATGGTACGAGTCCTTCCCTTGTTGTGTTGCTTGGTTGAACTGTCGAGGAAAGTCAAAGGGACACACTCCATCCACCATACAAGCACAATTCATGTTTAGTGCGCCGCATGGTCTGTGCAGCATATGCTTGATGACAAGGCGATGTAGCTCAGGGTATTTGACCTTGTCTGCTATCTCCGTGCAAATAACTTTATCGTACTCATCTGGGGTTGTCAATTTACTGCCTGACTTCATGATCAACAGGATGTGTTCATGTGGTAGTCCCCTCTTCTGAAACTCAGTGACGTGCGTGTAAGTCTGAACCtccccaaaatattttttcttcacaATAAGATCCAGCACATCTCGCAGCTTAGCCTTGAAAACTCTTGTGACAAGGTCTGGTCGATCTTGAGGTTGCTGGCCGGGTTCGAGATGTTCTGTtatctgtcacgcccagaaatttaacccaaatttccagactattttgcgtattaaatccctgtccaggaccagccagggtacacaaaacgataagtaatatacagttccaaacgtaaataaagcgtaaaatacttacggaagaggcacttagtcctcacaccgaaacagaacgacagcagcggaaaaaggtgatcctagcggggcttcagctccactccacaggcaaaactcaactggggtctgagccttggtcctctaactccatcttcagctcagaagcactacacctctgaaaagggggaataatagcaagactgagtacaaccaccgtactcagcaagccacaccaacgatgcagacgtgcaaggggatacaaggaggggtttgaggctatttgcataaaggcagttgtaaaacattttattgagcaaaacagtaaaactgttgagtaattaaagtaatattgaatctccactgatcaacgctacaccacgttgaacaggcccaaccaacccacctgaactacagtgtattgagtcgatttattaaggtgggactaatcatggtgaatctggtcaaccgcccataaccgcgggcacggctattcgaatagctttactctgatcagaggtgtacaactgtacccacaagacacagccccacggcacatttccgtgcgccgacatgccaccacgacataccggaaagaggccgtgacaggacccttcgcataaccccctctagccaagcacaccacacctcaggtttcacccccgtccccagcgggcaacgggcagtcccctctcgtgcctaggtgaatccggaagcgacagaggccgtcgcagggcccgccccgctccatcacgcccacccttgcctggatgcgtcgactagaggaaagctacactacaagcccagccgttgcccacgctggcttgtggtaagtacgataagttcttccaaggcatcccgcgaaccggtccttaattgccatgggtgcgactagcaaaaccatgcacccacagcccaccattcagtcgcattttagttggataattacgaccatgaagcatggccagatgtctcaaGCACGCAActcactctgatactaaaaaggtctaatactgtaattatcccatcaactgagctagtggtagttaagcatggctaagcatatagttctagctaggtcacataagtaacaccagctaggcgatttattacccaaggttgacaaagaacagatatcaagtaaacatggcacaagcgagcagataggtaatacccagatcccatgtaattagcaaaacatgcatatttatttgtaaacggtaaaacatttataaattgggatcaacatgctcaaggggaatgtgtgacttgccttgcttcttcactttgatcttccgaactcttttcctcgcgaccgcggacttccgaaacgacggattctacacgctggcacgcaaaatgaggaaaaactctaataaaaaccaaggaaacagtacataaaaactaaacaaacatgtagagctcaattttagatgaattttgcaagttgaacggctcaattcggagttcgaatgaattagatatgaattttagaagttttgagccatttaaatgaatttctagaattattaacgaattatgacgcaaatattatttatttttccaaaggaaaagagGGTTGCTGACATCAtcaaaggggaggggcggcgccggcaagcgggccctaCCGGTCAGTggcacaagggcgccggtccaccgtggaccgggaccaccgaggcggtccaccgccggtccacgggaaccgacggcccggatTGGCCccagccgatcggacggccacggGGCGCGCGGCTGGGGCACGGTCACGGCTCAAAGCCGGCCAGCCGAGTGATGGCGCACGGCAgcgcggccaccggcgacgacggccgacgacggcgcgggaagcggcagcgcatgcgggcggtggcggcgcacgcTAGGGAGCGGCAGCACGGGCTCCTCGGGAAGACGGCGCGATGGAGCTCCGGCGACGGGCGTCGCTCATGAAGGGGCGGACGGGCTCGGCCTCGGTTTGAGGAAAATCAAGGAGGGGCTAGGGAGGTGAGAACTGGTGCGAGGTAAATGGAAACGACTGCCGACCACGACAATACgaggaggagctcaccggcgacgaggGAGGTGGAGCTCGGGCGGATTTCCGGCGAAGAGGGCCAGTGGCCGAGGATCTCCCCGTCCCTGtggagccgagggaggcgacgacgcGGGTCGGCGAGGACCGAAGCGGCGTTGCGacgcggctggaggtggccatggtgagggagagaggtggtgcgcctggcggcggcgttccggagGCGAAATGGGAAAATGGAGTAGGGACCGGGGTGGAGCTCGGCGGGGCgatgccggcggtggcggcggcacggcgcggtggtggctggagcggcgaggagcggcggctggagCTCGTCGGTGAGTGGTGGAGAGGGGGAGCGCGGTGGGGAGGGGGTTCCGACGATGGAATGGGGAAAACGGAGCGGGGCCGAGGTGCGGCAAGGCACGGCGAAGCCGCAGGTGGCGGCGGAACAGCACGGCGACGGCTGTAGCAGCGGTGGCGAGCGGATGGAGAGTcgccggtgagcggcggcgatgggagcAGCGAGGGGAGAGCAGTACAGGGCGCGAGAAGCTCAGAAAAATTGGGGGAAATGGAAAGGGGAGGCCGGGGATGCTTTTTATGGGCTTGGAATGACGGGATCGTGCTCGAGAGAGGTGGCAACCGGCCGGCGAGATGGGCGGGGCATCGTGGGGGTGGTGGAGAGGTTAACCGGCGGCGAATTTTCGTGGGGAGAGTGGGGAAAAGGGTGGAGGACGTGGGGCGACGGGGTCCCACGACCGGCGGGCtcgcgcgcggggtggaggaggtcggAAACGGCGGTGTCGTGGGGTGGCTCGGGCGGCCCTGGCGATTGCAGCCGGCCAGCCAaaggtaggaggaggagctgacaagtggggccttgggtcccacctgtcggggagagagagagagaggggaaaacgggcgagggaggtaaagtagacttgagggagagagagagccgagcgggccgagggagaaggccggcccgagagggagagaaaagggcgCGTGGGCCGCGGGAGGGAAGGaagacttgggccgaaaatggcccaaagagaggaagggggattttaattgtttttctttttattttaattgatgcaatgatctttgtgctattaaaactatttctcgagctctgaaaattcacggaaaatttcggagagtacattagggcacaaagaatattacaaaatattctcggccaataatttttaaagggaatttttaattccctcaataattcacttgattaagttgatttaacttttatttaatttctagaaaatgcattattaaatgatttttaatcccgaacgaaaatcggggcgttacattaTCTCATCCCAGTATGGGTTGCACGTCATTGTGATGAAGTAATCTGGCCTCCCAAAACACTGGACAAGAGCCATCGCATTGAGAAACCTTCATTGCATGTCGCTATCACCACCCGGAAAAGATCGAGGTAGCACAACCCTCTTACCAACTGCCAAACCGCTTGTCTCTCCAGAAGAAAGCACGTCAACCACACCCTGCAATCATTAAATAACACTATGATCAAATAACCAGTATGTTGAATCATAGATGGGAGACAATGTCAATAGTTGTGGAAATATGTTATACCATTTACCTGGTATAGCTCAGCCCGAATCTTTTTTTGGTTCTCAGGTTTTGAGTACCAATCGAGCCTCATAGACTCGATTTTGATGTACATGGCAACAACCCATTGTTGGAAAAGTCGTCCTCCAAACAAAATGATGTTTAGAAGTCCCCTTCTAAACTGCAGCCTGAAGCAATAGTACTCCCTCGCTGTGACAAACTTGTCCTTTTTCCCTTTGCCAGATTTACTACTATCGTCATTATCATCTTCATTGTCTAGATAATTGTCAACAACCTCGTTCTCTGCGTCCAAACTTACATATTAATATACATAAACAATGCATAAGGACATAAAGTTTAGAAATTATTCGATAAAAGCCACGAGTGTACGTACCCGGAAGATCATCAAAAGTGCTTTCTTCGTTGGTACGTACATCACCTAAAGTTGATGTCTCACAATGTTCATCCATTTCCACATCACACGGAATCTGGTTGGGATCGTTGTATGGCATTTTCAGGTTCCACTCAGTCTCCCATTAGGGTTAAATAAAGGATACGCTAAAGGGTCATAACAACCATGGTATACTTGGATGTAACAGGGCTTATCACCTTTTGCATGTACCAAGACATGTCTATCAAAAGTTCTCATTGGATTATCCCCCTCTAACCAAATTGCAGCAACCTGGGATGCGGTGGGTGCATTATATCTTCGTTGGGATGCGGTGGGTGCATTATATCTTCGTTGGTCAGGTGTTACATTAGTGTTGAGCTCAATCATGTAGTCATCTATATTGGGCATGGATCCAACTCTGCTGAAGGTTTGTACGTACGGGTTTTGCGCCAAAATACATAGAATGACCCGAACAAGGTTGATATCAAGGTCAGGAGACCTGCGAACCCTATGGGCTAGTGCATCAGCATCTTTTGTATAATAAAAGTAAAGCTGCATATGGCGCGGCCCTTGAGAACCTGGAACCAAATTATCCAGGCGATGGTACAACGCACCATGCACACGAAATGTATACACACCAGTTCCTGCTGCAGTGCTGACTTGTTGGTCAAGGGTAACTCCAAGGCTCGTGAATGAGAAATGGGAGTTGAAATACCGTATGTGCTTTCTGAAATATTTTGCATCATTATGCACTTGGCTGGTAAACAACCGTATTAACTCGGCAAGGATTTTTGGAACATGTACATTTATTTTCTCTTGCCTGCAACAGAATCCAGGAGACTCATACTGAAACCTTATCGCGTCGCAAAACTGACAATCAGGTACTTTCTTTAAAATGTGGTGTGTCTTGGGCAGTTTTTTGTATACACGGTCGTGTGGATCATTGGCTTCAATACTATTAACACCCTTAACATCCACACGATATGACTCGTACCCATCATTTATAGAGGAAAAATGTTTGGTATTAAAATTTGATGATGCATAGATAATAAGGATAAAGTGAACAATATTGGTAACTTACTTTGCTGGAATTGCATATCTAACTCATCAACATTATCTGCGATGTCATGGATTTCTGCGGTCACACCATGATCTAATTCACAGTAGGTTATTGTAAATGAGATCAAATGGTTCATGGgttaataaataataaaatgatATCTCACAACTCACCTTCATCGACAAAATCAATTAGTGGAGGTTCAAATAATCCACTATCGAATTCAACGTAAGTGTCATCTGGGATATGCACTTTTGCATCTTGCACATGGATAGTTTCTTCTTGCGTAACTCCATCTGGTCAGAAAAGGTATTATTTATTAAATTATATGTAATTATAAGAAATATCAGGCACACTTATAAACAATACCCGACACACTCAACCGTGTTTACCTATGGTAGGGGAGTCTTTATCTTCTTCAATGATCACTGGTTTCCTCTTGCATTGTCGTTTGTAGGTAACATTTCTATGAAGCCAGTCCGTTGGATCATCTATGTTGCCATTTTTATTATCAGTAACACTCGATGCTTGCAAAATGGTAGAATACGTAGTCCCAAATGATGACCCTAGGACAAAATAATTGTTAGAACAATATATAAAGATATAGTGTTGTTTGTGATAGTAAACTTTACCAATAATAGGGGTGGTTGCATCAAAATTTGCTAAGATAGCATTGTTTGACTCAGCCTTCTTCCTTGCGCGATATTCACGTTGCTTCCGGTTTCTATCTTCTCTTTGTTTCTCGCGCTTTTCGTCTCGACAGATGTTGCCACCATCACTTTGCATGGAACTGGAAATTGTTACCGGTTGCATTGGGATGTTTGATAATACACTTATGTCAACATTGTTCATCTCATCCCTCTTCCATTTGCGATATTCATGTTGTTTTCTGTTCCTTTCTTCTCGTTGTTCATTTGACATTTTAGTTGGCTGGGAATTGCCAGTTTCATGATTTACAGAAACACAAGCAGTTGGCTCCGTTGGTTTTGCCGGTGTGATTGGGTTGTGAGCATCTTCTATAACGGAATTCTTTCTTGCGCGGTATTCACGTTGCTTTATGTTCCTTTCTGCTATGTGTTTGTCAGGTATTGGCACTTCTGAAATTAGGAGTATGTTGTAATTGacatatacatgtacatattaCAAAAGAAAACTATATAAACAGATAGTTCAATGTACCATGATATGGATTATTTGCTTCTACCTTTTTCCTTGCACGGTATTCACGTTTTTTGCTGCTAGTTTCTCCCTTCTTGTTTTCTACCTCATTACAAGGTGTTGTTTGCCTTACATTTAATCTGTTAGTTATATCTCCGAATACAAAGCGGCCTTCGACAGGTGATCCATTT
Above is a window of Oryza sativa Japonica Group chromosome 10, ASM3414082v1 DNA encoding:
- the LOC136353529 gene encoding uncharacterized protein → MDANGSPVEGRFVFGDITNRLNVRQTTPCNEVENKKGETSSKKREYRARKKVEANNPYHEVPIPDKHIAERNIKQREYRARKNSVIEDAHNPITPAKPTEPTACVSVNHETGNSQPTKMSNEQREERNRKQHEYRKWKRDEMNNVDISVLSNIPMQPVTISSSMQSDGGNICRDEKREKQREDRNRKQREYRARKKAESNNAILANFDATTPIIGSSFGTTYSTILQASSVTDNKNGNIDDPTDWLHRNVTYKRQCKRKPVIIEEDKDSPTIDGVTQEETIHVQDAKVHIPDDTYVEFDSGLFEPPLIDFVDEDHGVTAEIHDIADNVDELDMQFQQKNEVVDNYLDNEDDNDDSSKSGKGKKDKFVTAREYYCFRLQFRRGLLNIILFGGRLFQQWVVAMYIKIESMRLDWYSKPENQKKIRAELYQGVVDVLSSGETSGLAVGKRITEHLEPGQQPQDRPDLVTRVFKAKLRDVLDLIVKKKYFGEVQTYTHVTEFQKRGLPHEHILLIMKSGSKLTTPDEYDKVICTEIADKVKYPELHRLVIKHMLHRPCGALNMNCACMVDGVCPFDFPRQFNQATQQGKDSYHLYRRRNDGWCVKIRGAVLDNRWVIPYNPGLLMRYNCHINVEACASIKSVKYLYKYVYKGHDGASFSVDPSGEINEIQQYRNAKYVPPPEAIYRMLGFPLFGIYPAVLQLQLYLPNMQYVTYNEDGNLENVVNCPSSTRTTLTEYFKMNQVDPEARKLLYKEFPEHYLTDIRALWDNHKAAMSEDYSRGNTNPAAVEQMVLRDIRDLLYSMGKDITEYGLPEVIDIGERCNDVMTEIIEELNVLVDQDHLDIYTTLNDEQRAGFDEIIDHVTNKKSQQSGTMELLRMASLIIWDEAAMMKRQAVETLDRYLQDIMGCSLPFGGKVIVFGGDFRQVLPMVTRGTRAQITDATLQRIGNGTENTIRDDYVRLPDEIVIAYGDSEDSVHKLINHVFPSLDDEKNASSASYMSTRAILSTKNDYVDKLNANMIDRFPGQAKVYHSFDSVDDDPHNSYPLDYLNSITPNGLPPHELIVKINCPVILLRNLDPNNGLCNGTRLMVRAFQDNAIDAKIVGRQHASKRVFIPWIPLSSSDDISLPFKFKRKQFPIRLSFAMTINKSQGQTIPNVGIYLP